In Chroicocephalus ridibundus chromosome 2, bChrRid1.1, whole genome shotgun sequence, the DNA window TATTGAATAAATGTGTTTAACGTCTTAAAAGAGTTTTCCATTACTGTAAGGTTTTGGTGCATGCCAAGAACTAGgacataatttttaattctgtctgACTAACACTTTGAAATGGAGTACTTTCCTCTGCTGTACTGGtatactgttatttatttttctgtgatggaATATTATgataatatatattataaatcTTTCCTGAGGGAGATTTCAGTGACTTATAAGTGCTTATCTGGTCAAAGTACTCATCTGCAGCCAACAATCCAAATACAAAGtgattattttgaaaagcaatcACAAGTTAAGCACTTTTTAGATGTAttgagaaagaagataaaaatatcaTAAATTTGTTTGAGGATTTTAACCACACATCAATGAGGAGGCTTGGAATTAAACTTCTACTCTCACCGTCTTGgatataaacaaaatgaaaagtcatAGGTATGAAGTCCTAAATTTTCTAGACTTGGATTTGTTTTTCGTACTGTTTATTGGAGTTGGTCCCTACTGAGTGTAGTtgcaaaggatttaaaaataaatgaaatgaactGTCACAAAACTCCAGTGAAGTAACACTATTGCATAGCTCTTCccacttctctttctctccttttcatcttctttctGGATCAGAGTATGTAAGAAAAAGATtatagtaaagaaaaaatatttagtaaaaataaaatatatagaagTTTGTATCCTTCCTCTCCAGTGCCCTTCATACTGACTAGAAAGAGACAGAGCAGACTCCTCTTATCCATAGTTTGGGCCTTCAGTGAGTATGACGAGGTCAGGTCTGTGAGTGGCATTGATATGGGCATCAAAACCCACAAGCATCTAAAACTGCATttgctgaaaagattttaaaatgatgGAGGTTATTTTGATTTAAGGACAATTTGACCAGACACAGTGGTCAAAGTTGTAGACTTCATGATCGTGGTCATAAATGGTATTTTAGCCCCGCTAAGTAGAACTTATTGTTCCCATTTTCCCATTAGCCAGCCAGATCCCTTTTAAAATGGAGCCTAGTTATGCTGGTTTTTTAAAGTATTGGGATAGTCTTGACTTGTGCAGTAAACGTGCAATAAGGAACAGGAGAGGATTCAGATGTTTCCCCGTGTGCCTGTCTGTCTAAGCCACCAGGGGGGACTCATTCCTCATCTATATCATTTACAGCAGCAAGTGTCTGAAAAACCCCACCTATTCTTGAACCAGGTCTAGAAAGTCACCGAGTTCAGCAGAGAGCTTGTCTTCATTCATGTTAAAAGAGTTTTTATATAAAATCCTGTAAACCTGCAGTGACCTTTCCAGTCTGCCCATGAGCACATCAGCCACCCAACGCACGGTGCAGCCAAGGAAGGACAAGTCTGGCCACAGAAGGACAGTCGCGCTTACAGCCGGGTAATGGTATATGTCAATAGGGTACAGTCAGCGCCGTCTCACGCCCACGTCAGACTGACCTGTGACTTTTGCTAAATCTATTGGACTGACAGAAGACTCAGCAGAGAGCCTGGCTCCACATCAGTGGCCATGGCTTTGTGGTTGaaaggaacctttttttttttgactctacATGCACAAGGTAGCTCTTCTTTAGGGGCTGCTTCATCACTCCTTAGTGTCTGTCTCATTACTCCATTTCTTTTCCCAACTATTACAGCCTtccaaatttatttaaatttcattacATATTTTACTAAGCAAAATGTGGCCATTTTGAAACAGAACTGTATTATTGCTATGACTACAAAGGGTTTGTATGTTTTATAATGTCCtattaaacaacagcaaaaatctgTGTGCGATGCATGTACCCTGGAGATCTGTCAGGAAAGTTGTATTATTTTGAATTCCCACTTAAAAGCCAAATGTTAGAAGTTTCTTTCAGTCTTGAACTCTGTCAGGCCGGTGGGACTCTTCTTGTGGTCTGTAGAAAGATTTGGAAATGCTCAAGAGAATTCTCTAGCCATATTAAGTTTTcaattttttatcttattttgtgAATTATTACCTGCATGAACTCATTACTTGGTACTTTTAGGTAGTTTTAGTAACATTCTCACTCGCTCCCCTTCTTCTGGGTGCAATCAGTCAAGTTTCTGTGCATGTCACTGTTCCTAAATGAACTTCTGTGTTTTATGTTTgaacttctgaaaacaaatttcttaacCTTTTGCTActttatctttaaaatatgtaaaatattaccCTGTTGTGCACAGAATTTGTGAGAAGAAAACCTTTTAGGCACTGTGATGGGGAGTGGGGAGAGTCAGAACAATTGATTAAGTTGTTGTAGGTAATTTGTATTGAGTTTCCTGCTTAGCACAAAACCAAATACCTGTCTATTTTGTACACTGCttctttttcataacaaattCAATTTATGATCGAAGAGGAGCCTCCATGCATACATACAAATCAAGAAGGTAActcacaagaaaataatttgattaagTTCTCTAAGTCATTCTTCCATAAATTCAGTAAGTTTCCATATTTtattatattcagaaaaaaaatgtaattgtgtTTCCTGTCAGTTAGATGGTGAGTGTGCTCTCTTGAATGAGCTATTAGACTTTTTTGATCTGTTTCTATTGTTGCAAGTTGCAATTTTGCTGGGTTTGTGCAGTAAAAGCTGACCCAGTTTAGTCCACAGAGCTGCTATGGCAGATACAGGAAACATATGCTATTCTCTGTGTATTGCActaacagacagaaataaagggGTGTATCCAATACCAGAAGTGCTTTAAGTTTCAGCTTTGAAGACGGTAGCTGAGATGGTGTGGGACATCAGCGGTTCTACTCAATACCATGTCAGATGGTCGCATGCAGCTCCCATCCTCACCTCCGTTTGGAAATACATCATCTCGTGACACTCCTCCAGAATGCCCGCGTGTTCTTAAAGCATGGTGAGCTTTGTAAGAGATTAATTTGGAAACCTTGTGAGAGTTATTGACTACCATATCAATAAATAAGTGGGCTTATTGACTACCATATCAATAAGGGTGGACTTGTTTTTCATCGTTTATGGATTTTTCTCTTGTTACATACAAGAAACTCTGTGAGTGATTGAAATTATGTCTTAACGAATGTTACGTCTGATGAGTCAACTAAACTTGCCCTTTATGTGCTTCTGGTAATCATAATTTTACTTCTCCTCACTTCCCCATTTCACacagttttctctttcatttttcacgCGTGGCTTGAGCTGCGTCGTCTGGGGAAAATGTaacaacaaaggaagaaattctttttcttcacaaaatttaTTGTTATGTTGACTGATAGTGATGCAGCAGGGTTAATTAAGATTGCAGAGAATTTGACAAAATAACCAAATAGTCCCTGAAAACATGTGACTGAGGATGACTGTGCTGaatttttgttcctctttcccAGAGCAAAGTTTTATTACATCGGATACCGAGCCAAAAAAGTAACCatgtttggacttttttttttcattttattcaccCCTGGAGTCAGTGAATTTCTTTGTACGTCGCCAGATCTAGAAATGTCATATACTTTTTGTGGTAAGTAAAAAATAGCTTATTCTTTTCTTACTGGTGTTTGCACAATAATTACTGTAGTCTGAGAAAATGTGAACTTCCTTTCAAATTTGTTTCTTTgatgaatacagaaaaataaaaagaagttcaGCTGGAGTATATTTCTGTTATTAATTACCCTATTATAAGAATTATACTGCATAGGCATAAATATTACCACAACGCTGGTTGCAGCAGCTAAGAGAGAAGTTTACTCCCAAATAAAGCAGGCATGGTTTGATTCAGGAAATATTAGAAGATGAGGGATTTAAACTTGTTTTGCAAGTACTGTATTGCATAAGTTATCCACATTGATTTAACCAATATATTACAATGAAAAGCTTTTAGTATacggaaaaaaaaaggagtgtgaTATTCTGCCAGGCTGGAGGATCAGCCAGGCTGTGGGACAACATGGCGTGCCCCTTCTTGCCGTGTCTGTGTTGTAGGCCACTGGATCTATCTAGTCTAGTTCACTGAGGTTTTTTGGTCTATTCTGAAAGAACTTTGGCACCTCGCTGGTGTCCGTGTTGAACAGGCTCGGTGTGCCCATGTGGACCCCGTGGCCACAAGGTGGGTTTGGAGGAGATATTTCGCAAGGAAAGGCCCATGTCTTTTGAAAATCTATGTGCATTACTAGTGTATATCACCTGTTAAATAGCTATATAAACTGAGGGTCAGGAGGGGATGTTTATTTTGGGTACTTTGCTTTACATTAGtactcatgttaaaaaaataacgaGGCTAAAAGTGGTGGTACTTCATCGTGCAAACCAAACCGTGGAGACCACAGTGAGTTTTGTTTGCCCTTTTTTCTGTCGCAATTTCCCATGCGTAGTTGGCTCCGAGGTGAGCCGCTGACTGCTGGTTACCAACAATCAGCCATTTTCCCTTTGCACACCCCTTGCTTTAATCCCCAAAACACAAGGCGGAATCCCTCACTGTCAATGACCCTGCCATCCCGTTGGCTCCCACAGGATTAGCACGGGGAGCATCCCCCTGTCCCAGCCTGCCCCCAGGCCCCCGGCAAGCAGGGCACTTCTTCAGCATCAGCACACCAGAGAGGGCAGAAGCAAGCTGAATTGAACAGActtctttctaaaaatgaaagtaaaaataaataaaaatactgactGGAAACACTTccaaaggattaattttttttaaaaattaaaatatcagctAATGGGCTCTAAACTGGATGAGATACAGGTTGTATGATGCTTTATCACACTGCATCTGACACGGTGCATTGTACAATGCTAGGTGGGTCGGGTCACTCACAAAGAAAACCTACTCAAAGTCTCATTTACATTATCCTGGAAAATATGCTggtacattaaaaacatttttagctGTCGTCATCAAGTTTACATAGATTCCATGGTTAACATAATAAGGGATATTTTCAGCAGAGGACCATGCTGGCTTGATGCTAATAAAAACTTTGTATaacttcaaaagagaaataaaggtaCTTTGGCCTCTCAGTTTTGTGTGCAAAATATCATCAACCAAATAATTAACTTTTCTTGCTACTTGAAGAAATATTATATTGGTTTTGCCCTCTAAGCatataaacaattttaaatgtaattaaaaacatgtttaataTTTACTATGGATATTTATATGAGAAAATTTTATAGTGTATACctaatattaaatacattttaaaatgtgtatgtttaTAGTGAGCATGTACATATGTACGTTTTTATTGTTTTCGTGGAGAAGCCTATTCACACTACCAatatgaaatactttttcctgTAGATTCTACAGCTCATGCTTTCATGTTTAACCTGACACCTTGCAGCACCATGAACAGACCCGTCTGGAAGGCTACTCTTTCCTGGATTCCAAGTGAGTCCCTCTTGACTAGACAATTATATTCTGCAAATGCAAAAAGCTGAGACACTTCATCCTAAATGCCAAATGCTTTGGGAGGTCAGTTTCTGTGATTAAAAACGGAATAGATGAATTACAGTGTTGGACAGAAATGATGATTTGAGGAAATAAGCGTGTTTGAGTTTTACTTGTTGGAGCCATTACCAGAGCTCTGCACAGTAACAGGCACTGTACATGCAAATCTGAGACGGTTTAGGTGCACATGCATTTGCCTGGAAGAAGCAGACAAGATTTGCAGCACACAATCTCTTCTGGCCTGAGAAGATCCAAGACATTTTAAGGAGAGAGAATATCATTAGGCTATCCAAGCATGGCAGGGCTTCTACTAAGAATATGCACGTTCCAGAAGCTGGAGATGGGACTGGATTTTGTATTCAAATGCAACTTTAATCTTTCGACCCAGCTTTAAGCTGTCAACTTGAGTTACTTATGAAGTGGCTGTATCATAAACTTCACCTTCTGAGTGAAAACTCTGGAGCTGGACTAAGTTTGCTTCCCTAGAAAGATATCTTTATGGTGGCTACCAGTATTCAGGACAGTTTGTTTGCAACACCTGCTTAAAACTAGAGTCCTCATCGGAGTATTTATTTGGCTTAGTTTTGGAGCCGAGTGAACTCTTTTGTCTTTGCtgaagaagttaaaataaattttgaaattgttcactcaaatattttttaagaccAGTGCTTTTTGTTGAAAAccagctttttgtttttctggaagtaACAGTTTTCAAGATAtgcatttttgttggttttggggggagtctttaaaaaatattctatttcagagaaatctaatttttatcaaaataaTATGTCTGCATATATGTTTTTCCTTCCTACCTTCTTAACTAGGAAGTGACATCACCTTTTTGAAAGTTGTCTTCAACGTTTGGTATGAAGGTGCCAGAGCGCTCCACTGGAAAGAAGTTGTCTG includes these proteins:
- the LY96 gene encoding LOW QUALITY PROTEIN: lymphocyte antigen 96 (The sequence of the model RefSeq protein was modified relative to this genomic sequence to represent the inferred CDS: inserted 1 base in 1 codon); translated protein: MTVLNFCSSFPEQSFITSDTEXKKVTMFGLFFFILFTPGVSEFLCTSPDLEMSYTFCDSTAHAFMFNLTPCSTMNRPVWKATLSWIPRSDITFLKVVFNVWYEGARALHWKEVVCSGADDEYVECSTLKGETIATEFDIKGARITFPKGDYNIILQGFSDDSENNMVICLNFTMIVKQDSF